The Bdellovibrionales bacterium CG10_big_fil_rev_8_21_14_0_10_45_34 sequence TTGACCCTATCGCTTCCGAAAACGCCCTAAAGAGTTCTGCCGTAAAGTTCGAAGTTGCACCGACGGCAATGAGCGCACTTAAAAATGCCGACGGACTACTATTAGCCACTGAATGGAATGAGTTTCGCTCGCCAAACTTTGACGAAATGGCAAGCAGCATGAAACAAAAAGTTATATTTGACGGAAGAAATATTTTTGACCCGGTTCGCATGAAGGAGCTCGGCTTCAAATATTACTGCATTGGTCGTCAGGCCATCTGCTAGTTGGCCACATTGATAGTTTTTAGGGTCGCAGCCGCCAAGGGCGGCCCAGTAATTCTTTACAGAAACTTTCCCTGTATGCTGCGCTAATATGGTTTATAGTGCGTGTTGGTTGGTTGAATTTGATTTCGAAAGGGCGAGTTGAGATGAAAAAGAGCGCGCTTGTTGCTGGTGGTGCAGGTTTTATTGGCAGCCATCTTGTCGACCACCTTACTAAAAGGGATTATACCGTAACGGTTATCGACAATTTGGTGACCGGTCAGAGAAAAAATATTCATCACCTTCTGTCAAATGGTGTTCGACTGCTTGAAGCTGATATCAACGAGCCGCTGAATCTTTCTGAGAAGTTCGATGAGATTTACAACCTTGCTTCACCCGCTTCGCCAGTAGACTTTGATACCATGCCGATGTTCATTCTAAAGACAGGAGTTGATGGTCACCGCAACCTCCTCGATAAAGCTAAGGCAGATGGCTCTCGCATCCTTTTTGCTAGCACCAGTGAAGTCTACGGCGATCCGCTAAAACATCCACAAGATGAAAGTTATTTTGGCAATGTTAACTGCCGCGGGCCACGCGCCTGCTACGACGAGGCCAAGCGAGTCGGTGAAACTCTCACAATGATCTATCAAAAGCACCACCAGGTAGACACACGAACCGTTCGTATTTTTAATACCTACGGCCCTCGGATGCGATTAGATGATGGCCGCATCGTCCCGAAT is a genomic window containing:
- a CDS encoding NAD-dependent dehydratase, translated to MKKSALVAGGAGFIGSHLVDHLTKRDYTVTVIDNLVTGQRKNIHHLLSNGVRLLEADINEPLNLSEKFDEIYNLASPASPVDFDTMPMFILKTGVDGHRNLLDKAKADGSRILFASTSEVYGDPLKHPQDESYFGNVNCRGPRACYDEAKRVGETLTMIYQKHHQVDTRTVRIFNTYGPRMRLDDGRIVPNFFKQALAGEPLTIHGDGEQTRSFCYVSDLVEGIFLTMQSDCTEPINLGSVFEFKVKDFASQVLKLTRSRSSLEFLPARQDDPLQRRPDISRAETLLGWSPKVALEDGLLKTLEYFSN